The proteins below come from a single Parcubacteria group bacterium genomic window:
- a CDS encoding methyltransferase domain-containing protein — MKNEIDSDWWDEKYDFFGEFYMEGDNSKEGYLEDKNRTIVERTEEDVDGVVRLLGMTGGERILDIPCGYGRHSIELAKRGYAIVGIDINATHLKNAIDRLRELGIAVDFRKESMLDIAYFNQFDHIINMCYSFGFFETDSDNREVLRNFFRALKPGGKFLMETDVNLSRVRAGKYKENEIRKLISGNQLQIIDRYSAITKRMDGAWIIIRPDGTLVRKDYSVRVFEKDEFVDWCLDAGFVSCEAYGNWWGSPYDENSEQIIFVAHKK, encoded by the coding sequence ATGAAAAATGAAATCGATTCTGATTGGTGGGATGAAAAGTATGATTTTTTTGGTGAATTTTACATGGAGGGGGATAATTCCAAGGAAGGATATTTGGAAGATAAAAATAGAACGATTGTAGAACGAACAGAGGAAGATGTTGATGGTGTTGTCAGATTGTTGGGCATGACCGGTGGCGAAAGAATCTTGGATATTCCTTGTGGCTATGGCAGGCACAGCATTGAATTGGCAAAGAGGGGCTATGCTATTGTCGGTATTGATATTAATGCGACGCATCTTAAAAATGCGATTGATCGTTTAAGGGAGCTGGGAATTGCAGTTGATTTCAGGAAAGAAAGTATGCTAGATATCGCTTATTTCAACCAGTTTGATCACATAATCAATATGTGTTACTCCTTTGGTTTCTTCGAGACTGACAGTGACAATCGGGAAGTTTTACGAAATTTTTTTAGGGCACTGAAGCCCGGTGGAAAATTTTTAATGGAAACCGACGTCAATCTGTCGCGAGTGCGGGCAGGGAAGTACAAGGAAAACGAGATTAGGAAACTTATATCGGGAAATCAACTACAAATCATTGATCGGTATAGTGCCATAACCAAAAGAATGGACGGAGCCTGGATTATTATCAGGCCCGACGGAACACTAGTGAGAAAGGATTATTCGGTCAGAGTTTTTGAAAAAGATGAGTTTGTCGATTGGTGTCTTGACGCCGGGTTTGTGTCTTGTGAGGCTTATGGCAATTGGTGGGGTAGTCCATACGATGAAAATAGTGAGCAGATCATTTTTGTAGCTCACAAAAAATAA
- a CDS encoding helix-turn-helix domain-containing protein — translation MLQDNLQKIGLDKKESQVYLALLELGSANIGQIAKKSAVKRTTVYDILDSLKEKGLLGQTKSKNHTLFFAENPEKLERQIEEKKKIILKVMPELLSIANRLEKKPKIKFFEGKAGIKEVYEDTLKYPDQEILAWATDDALKYFDAQYLWHEYVPARIKNRIWERTIAPNNEQMRHVKSYDQKHLRQIRFAPENETLFEVEINLYGKKLIGIMAFEEQIGLIIESEKIFNTLKSIFEINWKALEK, via the coding sequence ATGCTCCAAGACAACCTCCAAAAAATCGGCCTAGACAAGAAAGAAAGCCAAGTCTATCTGGCGCTTTTGGAGTTGGGTAGCGCCAATATCGGGCAGATTGCCAAAAAATCCGCCGTTAAACGGACAACGGTCTATGATATTTTAGATTCCTTGAAAGAAAAAGGCCTATTAGGTCAGACTAAAAGCAAGAATCACACGCTCTTTTTCGCCGAAAACCCAGAAAAATTGGAACGACAGATCGAAGAAAAGAAAAAAATTATCCTAAAAGTGATGCCAGAACTTCTTTCCATCGCCAACCGATTGGAGAAAAAGCCTAAAATCAAGTTTTTTGAAGGAAAAGCTGGCATCAAAGAAGTTTATGAGGACACTCTGAAATATCCCGACCAAGAAATTTTAGCTTGGGCAACGGACGACGCGTTGAAATATTTCGACGCGCAGTATCTGTGGCATGAATATGTCCCCGCTCGGATAAAAAATCGCATTTGGGAGCGCACAATTGCGCCAAACAATGAACAAATGCGCCACGTCAAATCCTATGACCAAAAACACCTGCGCCAGATCCGCTTCGCGCCGGAAAACGAAACGCTCTTTGAAGTAGAAATTAATCTCTACGGCAAAAAACTGATCGGCATCATGGCCTTCGAAGAACAGATCGGCCTCATCATTGAAAGCGAAAAAATCTTCAACACTTTGAAAAGTATTTTTGAAATCAATTGGAAGGCGTTGGAGAAATAA
- a CDS encoding ORF6N domain-containing protein produces MIKNEKQPAIPNERIMSQIYFIRGEKVMFDRDLAELYGVETRLLKQAVKRNLDRFPADFMFQLNKKELEIWRSQIVMSKSDKQGLRWLPIVFTEQGVAMLSAVLKSKRAVAVSIQIVRTFVKLREILSTHKQLREKVELMEDKYDKSFKVVFQMIAQLMKEDAEPKKRIGF; encoded by the coding sequence ATGATAAAAAATGAAAAGCAACCTGCTATACCCAATGAAAGGATAATGAGCCAGATCTATTTCATCCGCGGGGAAAAAGTGATGTTTGACCGCGATTTAGCCGAGCTTTATGGCGTGGAAACTAGATTGCTTAAACAGGCAGTAAAAAGAAACTTGGATCGATTTCCCGCAGACTTCATGTTTCAACTAAATAAAAAAGAACTTGAAATTTGGAGATCACAAATTGTGATGTCCAAAAGTGATAAGCAAGGATTAAGATGGCTGCCAATTGTTTTCACCGAACAAGGCGTAGCGATGCTTTCGGCAGTTTTGAAAAGTAAGCGCGCCGTAGCAGTTAGCATCCAAATAGTACGGACATTCGTGAAGTTGCGAGAAATTCTTTCTACCCACAAGCAACTACGCGAAAAAGTTGAGCTGATGGAGGATAAGTATGACAAAAGTTTTAAGGTAGTTTTTCAAATGATTGCACAACTGATGAAGGAAGACGCGGAGCCGAAGAAACGTATTGGATTTTAA